A genomic segment from Cyprinus carpio isolate SPL01 chromosome A22, ASM1834038v1, whole genome shotgun sequence encodes:
- the LOC109047221 gene encoding renin receptor isoform X2 yields MNRAIINTAFALLALLSGVLGDSLTVLRSPQYVTFRDGQWPISGEKIPDLVALTMGFSIHEDLDWPGLAAGSLFQRPRANALIVVRGLDSLDFPKNISSYPLENPVPFTLDSVANTVHTLFADSTPVVLQLAPSEERLYMMGMANTVFEDLPVTLQQIRGRLSQDGSVLTSLPLVSLSRNNEADLLFLSEVQVLYDISALLQKHKHLAKDPAPDLYSLELAGLEEIVRRYGTDSPQFTDATRILTSALQKFADDVANVYSNNAVVEVVTVKTFEAPLTRKSRSILESKQIGTRRKNRFKTTSVRRVTLLV; encoded by the exons ATGAATCGAGCAATTATTAACACGGCGTTTGCGCTTTTAGCCCTTTTATCAG gTGTTTTGGGTGACAGTTTGACTGTTTTGCGCAGCCCGCAGTACGTCACCTTCCGGGATGGACAGTGGCCCATATCAGGAGAAAAGATCCCTGATCTAGTCGCCCTGACCATGGGCTTCTCCATCCATGAG GATCTTGACTGGCCAGGTCTGGCTGCCGGTTCGCTGTTCCAACGCCCGCGTGCAAACGCTCTGATCGTCGTGCGTGGCTTGGACAGTCTCGACTTTCCGAAAAACATTTCCTCTTACCCTCTTGAAAAT CCGGTTCCATTCACCCTGGACAGTGTGGCAAACACGGTGCACACTCTGTTTGCTGATAGCACGCCTGTGGTCTTGCAGCTTGCCCCAAGTGAGGAG AGGCTGTATATGATGGGAATGGCCAACACAGTGTTTGAGGACCTGCCTGTGACCCTGCAACAGATCCGTGGACGTCTGTCCCAGGACGGATCCGTCCTCACGTCCCTTCCTCTCGTCTCTCTTAGTCGTAATAACGAG gCTGATCTTCTGTTCCTCTCTGAGGTTCAGGTGCTGTACGACATCTCCGCTCTG TTGCAGAAACACAAGCATCTGGCTAAAGACCCGGCTCCTGACCTGTACTCTCTAGAGCTCGCGGGGTTGGAGGAGATCGTCCGCCGCTACGGCACAGACTCCCCTCAGTTCACCGACGCTACCAGAATCCTGACGTCTGCTCTGCAGAAG TTCGCAGACGATGTCGCCAATGTCTATTCAAACAACGCGGTTGTAGAAGTCGTGACTGTGAAGACGTTTGAAGCCCCTCTGACCAGGAAGTCACGCTCCATCCTCGAGTCCAAGCAGATC GGTACAAGAAGAAAGAATCGATTCAAGACCACTTCTGTAAGACGTGTAACGTTATTAGTGTAG
- the LOC109047222 gene encoding uncharacterized protein LOC109047222 isoform X3 — protein MRTTQLLLFFPLVWCQTTESLTDKRVNLGGNVTLDCQIGVKEIYWIFQKLTDSPVLILRTFTSDSASSHTLDKRLKGKYSSLTLSRLFISNITSDEIGIYYCAKLNKTLQISEGFRLYTTESAQDQNQTESNNYNQPHCKTTPNFPQILTITSLLLNTVLIIAITGLLMLKLKKPRKSRQPQNVEPVSHEDLNTAQYSEIELSTYSGGENPIQINSTYQLLQKPKPHPRQS, from the exons ATGAGGACGACGCAGCTTTTACTCTTCT TTCCACTGGTGTGGTGTCAAACTACAGAGAGTTTAACTGATAAACGGGTGAATTTAGGGGGAAATGTGACTTTAGACTGTCAGATTGGTGTGAAAGAAATTTATTGGATTTTCCAGAAACTGACAGACTCTCCAGTGCTGATACTGCGGACTTTCACGTCAGATTCTGCATCATCTCATACACTAGATAAAAGACTGAAAGGCAAATATTCATCACTTACTTTGAGCCGTTTATTTATAAGTAACATAACTTCTGATGAAATAGGAATATATTATTgtgcaaaactaaacaaaactctACAGATCAGCGAAGGCTTCAGACTTTACACCACTG AATCTGCCCAAGATCAAAATCAAACAGAAAGCAACAATTATAATCAACCACATTGTAAAACAACACCCAATTTTCCCCAGATTCTGACCATTACATCTCTCCTATTGAACACTGTGCTGATTATTGCAATAACAG GTCTGTTAATGCTCAAACTTAAGAAGCCAAGAAAAAGTCGACAACCCCAGAATGTCGAACCAGTGTCGCATGAGGACTTAAACACTGCACAG TATTCTGAAATCGAGCTGTCCACATATTCCGGAGGAGAAAATCCCATTCAGATAAACAGCACTTATCAACTTCTTCAGAAACCAAAGCCACATCCTAGACAATCATGA
- the LOC109047221 gene encoding renin receptor isoform X1, which yields MNRAIINTAFALLALLSGVLGDSLTVLRSPQYVTFRDGQWPISGEKIPDLVALTMGFSIHEDLDWPGLAAGSLFQRPRANALIVVRGLDSLDFPKNISSYPLENPVPFTLDSVANTVHTLFADSTPVVLQLAPSEERLYMMGMANTVFEDLPVTLQQIRGRLSQDGSVLTSLPLVSLSRNNEADLLFLSEVQVLYDISALLQKHKHLAKDPAPDLYSLELAGLEEIVRRYGTDSPQFTDATRILTSALQKFADDVANVYSNNAVVEVVTVKTFEAPLTRKSRSILESKQISNTGNPYNLAYKYDYDYAVVFNIVLWLMIVLALSVIVVSYNLWNMDPGYDSIIYRMTNQKIRMD from the exons ATGAATCGAGCAATTATTAACACGGCGTTTGCGCTTTTAGCCCTTTTATCAG gTGTTTTGGGTGACAGTTTGACTGTTTTGCGCAGCCCGCAGTACGTCACCTTCCGGGATGGACAGTGGCCCATATCAGGAGAAAAGATCCCTGATCTAGTCGCCCTGACCATGGGCTTCTCCATCCATGAG GATCTTGACTGGCCAGGTCTGGCTGCCGGTTCGCTGTTCCAACGCCCGCGTGCAAACGCTCTGATCGTCGTGCGTGGCTTGGACAGTCTCGACTTTCCGAAAAACATTTCCTCTTACCCTCTTGAAAAT CCGGTTCCATTCACCCTGGACAGTGTGGCAAACACGGTGCACACTCTGTTTGCTGATAGCACGCCTGTGGTCTTGCAGCTTGCCCCAAGTGAGGAG AGGCTGTATATGATGGGAATGGCCAACACAGTGTTTGAGGACCTGCCTGTGACCCTGCAACAGATCCGTGGACGTCTGTCCCAGGACGGATCCGTCCTCACGTCCCTTCCTCTCGTCTCTCTTAGTCGTAATAACGAG gCTGATCTTCTGTTCCTCTCTGAGGTTCAGGTGCTGTACGACATCTCCGCTCTG TTGCAGAAACACAAGCATCTGGCTAAAGACCCGGCTCCTGACCTGTACTCTCTAGAGCTCGCGGGGTTGGAGGAGATCGTCCGCCGCTACGGCACAGACTCCCCTCAGTTCACCGACGCTACCAGAATCCTGACGTCTGCTCTGCAGAAG TTCGCAGACGATGTCGCCAATGTCTATTCAAACAACGCGGTTGTAGAAGTCGTGACTGTGAAGACGTTTGAAGCCCCTCTGACCAGGAAGTCACGCTCCATCCTCGAGTCCAAGCAGATC AGTAACACAGGCAACCCTTACAACCTGGCCTACAAGTACGACTATGATTACGCTGTGGTCTTTAACATTGTCCTGTGGCTGATGATCGTGCTAGCTTTATCCGTCATCGTGGTCTCGTACAACCTCTGGAACATGGATCCCGGATATGACAGCATCATCTACAGGATGACCAATCAGAAGATCCGAATGGACTGA